Proteins from a single region of Sediminitomix flava:
- the atpA gene encoding F0F1 ATP synthase subunit alpha translates to MAQVRPDEVSAILREQLSNFKFESELEEVGTVLQVGDGVARIYGLTNAEAGELLEFESGLIGLVLNLEEDNVGAVLFGESSKVSEGSSVKRSGRIASLQVGKGVFGRVLDALGNPIDGKGPIEGDTYEMPLERKAPGVLFRQPVEQPLQTGIKSIDSMVPIGRGQRELIIGDRQTGKTAVAVDAIINQKEFYDKGEPVHCIYVAVGQKASTVAGLVSTLEKAGAMAYTTIVTANASDPAPMQYYAPFAGAAIGEFIRDTGGHALIIYDDLSKQAVAYREVSLLLRRPPGREAYPGDIFYVHSRLLERAAKINDNDDIAQNMNDLPDSIKGMVKGGGSLTALPIIETQSGDVSAYIPTNVISITDGQIFLEKNLFDSGIRPAINVGISVSRVGGSAQIKPMKKVAGTLKLDLAQFRELEAFAKFGSDLDPVTKLTIERGQKNQEMLKQGQYSPMRVEEQVAVIFASTKGVLDPVPVDKVQAFSAEFVDVLWKKSEDTMKEIASGKWTDEAQATLKSVGTEVAKNYSI, encoded by the coding sequence ATGGCTCAGGTAAGACCAGACGAAGTGTCTGCGATTCTAAGAGAGCAACTTTCCAATTTCAAGTTTGAGTCAGAACTAGAAGAAGTTGGAACCGTTCTTCAAGTAGGTGACGGTGTTGCGCGTATTTATGGACTCACAAATGCGGAAGCAGGTGAACTTTTGGAGTTCGAAAGTGGATTAATCGGACTAGTTCTTAACCTTGAAGAGGACAATGTTGGTGCGGTACTTTTTGGTGAATCTTCTAAAGTATCAGAAGGATCATCTGTAAAAAGATCTGGCCGTATTGCTTCTTTACAAGTAGGTAAGGGCGTATTTGGTCGTGTATTGGATGCACTTGGTAACCCAATTGATGGTAAAGGTCCAATTGAAGGTGATACTTACGAAATGCCTTTGGAGCGTAAAGCTCCTGGTGTATTGTTCCGTCAGCCTGTAGAACAACCACTTCAAACAGGTATCAAGTCTATTGACTCTATGGTACCAATCGGACGTGGTCAGCGTGAGTTGATCATTGGTGACCGTCAAACTGGTAAAACTGCAGTAGCAGTTGATGCTATCATCAACCAGAAAGAATTCTACGATAAAGGTGAGCCAGTACACTGTATCTATGTAGCCGTAGGTCAGAAAGCTTCTACAGTAGCAGGTCTTGTATCTACTTTGGAAAAAGCAGGTGCAATGGCATATACTACTATTGTAACAGCTAACGCTTCTGATCCAGCTCCAATGCAGTATTATGCTCCTTTCGCAGGTGCAGCTATTGGTGAGTTTATCCGTGATACGGGAGGCCATGCATTGATTATTTATGATGACCTTTCTAAGCAAGCAGTTGCTTATCGTGAGGTATCATTGCTTCTAAGACGTCCTCCAGGACGTGAGGCATATCCAGGTGATATTTTCTACGTTCACTCTCGTCTATTGGAAAGAGCTGCGAAAATCAACGATAACGATGATATCGCACAGAACATGAATGACCTTCCAGACTCTATCAAAGGCATGGTGAAAGGTGGTGGTTCATTGACTGCACTTCCAATTATCGAAACACAATCGGGTGACGTTTCTGCATATATCCCAACAAACGTAATTTCGATTACTGATGGACAGATCTTCTTGGAGAAAAACTTGTTTGACTCAGGTATCCGTCCAGCAATTAACGTAGGTATCTCAGTATCTCGTGTAGGAGGTTCTGCTCAGATCAAACCTATGAAGAAAGTAGCAGGTACATTGAAACTTGACTTGGCTCAGTTCCGTGAATTGGAAGCATTTGCTAAGTTTGGTTCTGATTTGGACCCTGTAACTAAATTGACTATCGAAAGAGGTCAGAAAAACCAAGAGATGCTGAAACAAGGTCAGTACTCACCAATGAGAGTTGAAGAGCAGGTAGCTGTAATCTTCGCTTCTACAAAAGGTGTTCTTGATCCAGTTCCAGTTGATAAAGTGCAAGCTTTCTCTGCTGAATTCGTTGATGTTCTTTGGAAAAAATCTGAAGATACAATGAAGGAAATCGCTTCAGGTAAGTGGACAGATGAGGCACAAGCAACTTTGAAATCTGTTGGTACAGAAGTAGCTAAAAATTATTCTATATAA
- the atpE gene encoding ATP synthase F0 subunit C, whose product MLLSILMEVAGNVGQFGAAIGAGLAIIGAGMGIGKIGGNAVEAIARQPEIAGNIQTAMIISAALIEGATLFAVVVCLLIAL is encoded by the coding sequence ATGTTGTTATCTATTTTGATGGAAGTGGCTGGTAATGTAGGTCAATTTGGTGCTGCTATCGGTGCAGGTCTTGCAATCATCGGTGCTGGTATGGGTATCGGTAAAATCGGTGGTAACGCTGTTGAAGCTATCGCTCGTCAGCCAGAAATCGCAGGTAACATCCAAACTGCAATGATTATCTCAGCAGCCTTGATTGAGGGTGCTACTCTTTTTGCAGTAGTAGTATGTTTGTTGATCGCTCTTTAA
- the atpG gene encoding ATP synthase F1 subunit gamma yields MASLKEVKERIGSVTSTQQITKAMKMVAAAKLRRAQEKITQMRPYSQKLTSIIDNVSSTLGPDVTIGNPYSVEREVENVLVVLITSDKGLCGAFNSNVIKATKSLMTEKYSAQNEAGNLELLTIGSKGDDVFRRLNANVNSTYRDLLQDLSFEKAKEVAEYAMSGFLDGKYDAVEVVYNEFINVVTQETRTDLFLPAVKKEDETKESGKELDFIFEPSKEEIISELIPKSMKIEFYTKILDSNASEQGSRMSAMDKATDNAGELIKELTLLYNQSRQAAITTEILEIVSGAEALSQSS; encoded by the coding sequence ATGGCAAGTCTTAAAGAAGTAAAAGAAAGGATCGGATCTGTAACCTCTACGCAGCAGATTACCAAGGCCATGAAAATGGTAGCGGCAGCTAAATTGCGTAGAGCACAAGAGAAAATCACGCAGATGCGTCCTTACTCGCAGAAATTGACATCTATCATCGATAATGTTTCTTCTACTTTGGGGCCAGATGTAACTATCGGGAACCCTTATTCTGTAGAAAGAGAGGTTGAGAATGTGTTGGTTGTGCTAATTACCTCTGATAAAGGTCTTTGTGGAGCTTTCAATTCTAACGTGATCAAGGCTACAAAATCCTTGATGACTGAGAAATATTCAGCACAAAACGAAGCTGGAAACTTAGAACTTTTAACTATTGGTTCAAAAGGTGATGATGTTTTCAGACGTTTGAATGCAAATGTAAACAGTACTTATAGAGACTTGTTACAGGACCTTAGCTTCGAAAAAGCGAAGGAAGTCGCTGAATATGCAATGAGTGGTTTCCTTGATGGTAAGTACGATGCTGTTGAGGTAGTTTATAATGAGTTTATCAATGTGGTAACTCAAGAAACTAGAACAGACCTATTCTTGCCAGCAGTAAAAAAAGAGGATGAGACTAAAGAGTCAGGTAAAGAATTAGATTTCATTTTCGAACCTTCGAAAGAAGAAATCATTTCTGAGTTGATCCCTAAATCAATGAAGATCGAATTCTACACTAAGATTCTTGATTCTAATGCCTCTGAGCAAGGTTCTCGTATGTCTGCGATGGACAAAGCCACAGATAATGCTGGGGAATTGATTAAAGAACTTACACTTCTTTATAACCAAAGTAGACAGGCTGCTATTACTACTGAAATTCTCGAGATCGTTAGTGGTGCAGAAGCATTGTCACAAAGTTCTTAA
- the atpF gene encoding F0F1 ATP synthase subunit B codes for MSIVTPGVGLIFWTAVAFLIVFLILGLKVFPQISAALRDREDSIDKALKDAEEARTSVTDLKSTIEDMKKEARAEREEILNDAKANANKIVQEAKEQAQTEAKLILDNANASIVAERQAAMNEVKAQLAEMSISIAEKILNEKLSTDAAQEKLVAELVEEVSAVR; via the coding sequence ATGAGTATCGTAACTCCTGGAGTAGGTCTGATATTTTGGACTGCGGTAGCTTTCCTGATTGTATTTCTCATCTTAGGTCTTAAAGTTTTTCCTCAAATCTCAGCTGCATTGAGAGATCGTGAAGATTCGATCGATAAAGCGCTTAAAGATGCAGAGGAAGCTCGTACTTCAGTTACAGACTTGAAGTCTACAATTGAGGATATGAAGAAGGAAGCGAGAGCTGAGCGTGAAGAGATTTTGAACGATGCAAAAGCTAACGCTAATAAAATTGTTCAAGAAGCGAAAGAGCAAGCTCAAACTGAAGCTAAGTTGATCTTAGACAATGCTAATGCTTCAATTGTAGCAGAAAGACAAGCAGCAATGAATGAGGTGAAAGCTCAATTGGCAGAAATGTCAATTTCTATTGCTGAAAAGATTTTGAATGAGAAGTTATCTACAGATGCTGCTCAGGAAAAACTTGTTGCTGAGCTAGTAGAAGAGGTAAGTGCCGTAAGATAA
- the atpB gene encoding F0F1 ATP synthase subunit A — MKNLNISAVRIWILSIALCGWFGLNSAQAAATGEDNGGEELNVGELIIHHVIDDYSWHFADWEDEEGHEHHLSIPLPVILYTDGNLDVFMSSAFDHGHTVKKDDREYKLDHGHITELSGAHPIDLSITKNAASMLLSVIIMLIVFSAVANGYKKRPGQAPKGIQSLVEPIIIFVRDEIAIPNLGKKKYMKYFPYLLCLFFFIWINNLLGLLPGAANTSGNIAFTMTMAVITMLIVNLSGNKHYWGHIFNTPGVPWWLKFPLPLMPAVELIGVLSKPFALMVRLFANITAGHIIILSFICMIFIFQNAAIAAPVGLIVVPLFFLELFVAALQAYIFTLLTALFIGDAVQDHH; from the coding sequence TTCTGCGGTGAGAATTTGGATCCTTAGTATCGCCTTATGCGGTTGGTTTGGCCTAAACTCGGCTCAAGCTGCTGCTACAGGAGAAGATAACGGAGGGGAAGAATTGAATGTGGGTGAACTGATTATCCACCACGTTATTGACGATTATAGTTGGCACTTTGCCGACTGGGAAGACGAAGAAGGGCACGAACATCACTTGTCGATACCTCTTCCTGTTATCCTTTATACCGATGGTAATTTAGATGTTTTTATGTCTAGTGCTTTTGATCATGGACACACTGTCAAAAAAGATGATCGTGAGTATAAATTAGATCATGGACACATCACAGAATTGAGTGGAGCACATCCAATCGATCTGTCAATTACTAAAAACGCAGCTTCAATGTTGCTTTCGGTAATTATTATGTTGATTGTTTTCAGTGCTGTTGCAAACGGTTACAAGAAGCGTCCAGGACAAGCTCCAAAAGGAATCCAATCTTTGGTTGAGCCAATTATCATTTTCGTAAGAGATGAAATTGCTATTCCTAACTTGGGTAAGAAAAAGTACATGAAGTACTTCCCTTATTTGTTGTGTTTATTCTTCTTTATTTGGATAAACAACTTGTTAGGACTTCTACCAGGTGCAGCCAATACTTCTGGTAATATTGCCTTTACAATGACAATGGCAGTTATTACTATGTTGATTGTAAACCTTAGTGGTAATAAGCATTACTGGGGACATATCTTCAATACTCCTGGTGTGCCATGGTGGTTGAAGTTTCCTCTTCCTTTGATGCCTGCAGTAGAACTTATTGGTGTGCTTTCTAAGCCTTTCGCCTTGATGGTTCGTCTATTTGCAAACATTACAGCAGGTCACATCATCATCTTGTCATTCATATGTATGATTTTCATCTTCCAAAATGCAGCTATTGCAGCTCCTGTTGGTTTGATCGTTGTTCCATTGTTCTTCCTAGAACTTTTTGTAGCAGCACTTCAAGCTTACATTTTCACGCTGCTAACAGCATTATTTATAGGTGATGCAGTACAAGATCATCATTAA
- the atpH gene encoding ATP synthase F1 subunit delta → MSANTRAAQRYAKSLITMAKDQGKLEVVKQDFTEVKDTLLASRELRVVLSNPIISSEKKNEILEGLFKATLDPISADFLKLVSFKGREAILLSISEAVINEYNALHEIQVAKVSTPFELNESLKSSFVQMVTKYSGKEKVLLDTEVDKELIGGFVLNIGDDLKIDRSVKSKLNQLKAQLV, encoded by the coding sequence ATGAGTGCTAATACAAGAGCTGCTCAAAGGTATGCAAAGTCGCTTATTACGATGGCGAAAGACCAAGGGAAATTGGAAGTTGTAAAACAAGATTTCACTGAGGTCAAAGATACCTTGCTAGCAAGTCGTGAACTTAGAGTAGTCCTGTCTAACCCTATCATTTCTTCTGAAAAGAAAAATGAGATTTTAGAAGGTCTCTTTAAGGCTACATTAGATCCAATTTCTGCTGACTTTCTTAAGCTAGTTAGTTTTAAAGGTAGAGAAGCTATTCTTCTGTCAATCTCAGAAGCAGTAATCAATGAATACAATGCTTTGCATGAAATTCAGGTTGCTAAAGTTTCTACTCCTTTTGAGCTTAATGAATCACTGAAGTCATCATTTGTACAAATGGTAACAAAGTATTCTGGCAAAGAGAAGGTCCTTTTGGATACTGAAGTAGATAAAGAGCTAATTGGAGGATTTGTTTTGAATATCGGAGATGATTTGAAAATCGATCGCTCTGTGAAATCAAAATTAAACCAATTGAAAGCTCAACTGGTATAA